The nucleotide sequence CGCAGGACGGCAGCAACCCGCTTTCCATGCTGGAAACCGCGAAAGCGCAGGTCGAAGCCTATCCGACCGTGATTTTCACGCGAGGAAAGGCCGTTTCCGGCAGCGGCGAAATCGACAATTTCAGGATCGAACTCGATGGTGGCGAGATCGTCGAGGGGCGGCGACTGATCCTTGCCTTCGGCATATCGGACGAACTGCCGGATATTCCCGGCCTTGCGGAGCGATGGGGCAATACGGTCATTCATTGTCCCTATTGCCACGGCTATGAATTCAGCGACCGGCAACTTGGCGTCCTCAATCTGTCGCCCATGTCGGTGCATCAGGCCATGCTGATTTCCGAATGGGGACCAACGACCTTCTTCATCGACAAGGGAATGGAGCCGGATGCCGAGACATTCGCAGAACTGCAACGGCGCGGCGTGAAGATCGAACGCAGCCCGGTCCGTGCGCTCTGCGGGCAGGGGAAAGAACTTTCGCAAGTCGAGCTTGACGACGGGCGACTGGTGCCCGTCGACGCGCTTTACATCGGCCCCCGCAATCGCCTGAACAGCGAGATTGCCGGCATATTCGGCTGCGCAATGGATGAACTGCCGCTCGGCAGAACGATACGGACGGACGGTCTGAAGACGACCACGGTGCCGGGCATTTTTGCAGCAGGCGACATTACGCGCGGTGCGCACAGCGTTGCGTGGTCGGTTGCCGACGGGGTGACGGCGGGAACAGCGGCGCATCGATCCTTGGTGTTCTAGAGCATTTCCAGCAAAAGTGCGAAGCGTCTACGCGGGGAAATCAGTTCACTGGACTGATTTCTTATCCCGCTTCGATGCGGTGGATAATGCGACAGACAAATACTTAGAGCGGTTCCGACGATTCCGTTTTAACCGGAACCGCTCCAGGCTCCCAATTTGTTGCATTCCGGCTACATTGGCGCTCCCGTCTGCAGCCCTCATATATCAGCCTCTTGCTTATGGGCTCCAGTCCTGCAAATTCAGCGTTCGTGGTCCATCCCGCTACGGGATTCCTGGACCGGATCGGGGAATCCATGAATACCGGGTCAGTCAGTTCAAGACCGCTTGCAGGCATTGCCCTTGCTTGCGGCGGCTACGCTTGTTTTGCCCTTCAGGATGCAATGGTGAAATGGCTCGTCGCGACCTATCAGGTGCCGCAGATCTTGTTCATGCGCAGCCTGGTGATCGTGCTCATCACGGGCGTGCTGATCCGCTATCACCGCCATCCGTCGATTTTCAAAAGCCCTTATCGCAACACCATCGTGCTCCGCGCGGGCCTGATGCTCGGCGCGTGGTTGCTGTTCTACAATGCGGCTCGCCATCTCGAGCTTGCAGAACTGACCACGCTCTATTTCTCCGCGCCGATCATGGTCATGTTCCTGTCGATCCTCGTGCTGAAAGAGAAGATCGGGCCGGGGCGGTGGATCGCCTGCGCCATCGGTTTCATCGGCGTGACCGTGGCTGCGAACCCGACCCATTCGCCCAATCTCATTCCCGCCGCCATGTGCATCGTTGCAGGCTTCTGCTGGGCATGGAGCACGATCCTGATCCGGCTTGTCAGCCGCAGCGAAACCACGATGACGCAGATGTATGCGACCAGCCTGCTGTTCGGTCTGGCCTGCGCGCTTTCCTTTCCATGGACCTGGCAGGAGCCCGACCTTTCCGGCTGGGTGCTGATGATCTGTCTCGGGCTGGTGTCCACGCTCGGCCAGTTCCTTCTTTACGAAGGGTTTCGCCACGCACCAGCCTCCGCGCTGGCGCCGGTGGAATATAGCGGACTGATCTGGGCCTTTATCTATGGCTATCTGATCTGGGCGGAAGTTCCGGCAACAAATGTCTTTGCCGGTGCATTCCTGATCGTGCTGGCGAGCCTGCTGCTTATCGCCTGGGAACAGCGTCAGGCGAATTTGCGCAAGCGCCGCGCTCCCTGTTGAGAGCCGGCTGCCAAACACGCCCCGTGCGGCTGCATCACTCCTGAAGGGCGGTCAAACCGCGTGCGCGGCCTGACCGACAGGCAAGGGGAACAGCTTGTCATATGCGATATTGAATACAAACGCATAGACCAGATAGAAGACGACAATCGCTATATCCATCACAAGCGCGGCTACCAGCGAAATTCCCAGATACCACGCGATGAACGGGATCAGGAGCACGACCAACCCGCCCTCGAAGAGGATCGCGTGCAGCACCCGGACAATCATGCTCTTGCTGACGCTGCCGGTGAAGCGCAGCATCGCCTTGTCGAAGCCCAGATTGAACAGAAAATTCCACACGGTCGCGGTGGTAGCCGAAACAATGCCGATGACGCCCATCTCTGCCGCAGGCTTGTCCAGAATGAAGGCCGAACCGGGTATGAAGATCGCCAGACCGATGATTTCAAACATCATTGCATGGCGGACACGGTCCATAAAACTGCGCATTTCCTTTAATCCCTGTTGTTAACGGGCGTGCTTCTATCTTATTCTGGCGATAAGAAAAGTTAGATATTATCTGGATTTCAGATAGATGAGCATTGAACTGGAGCAACTCGAAGCTTTTGTGGCCTCCGCGGACCACGGCTCGTTCTCGGCTGCCGCACGGCACCTGCGCAAGGCGCAGTCCGCAATCAGCACGCTGGTTTCCTCGCTGGAAGACGATCTCGACGTCAAGCTGTTCAGCCGGGCTTCCCGCAATCCGATGCTGACGGAGGCCGGAGCGCGGCTGTTGCCGGAAGCGCGCCTGCTGCTTGCCCGGCGGGAGCACCTGGTTTCAGTCGCCAGAAATTTCGGCGATCACGTTGAAACCCGTCTCGTCGTCGCGATAGACGAGCTTTATCCTGAGCCCGCCATCGCCACGCTGTTTGCCGCTTTCGCGCAGGAATTTCCGCATGTCGAGCTGGAACTGAAATTCCCGCCTTCGACCGCGATAAGCGGGCTTGTGCTGGACGGAAAGGCGGACCTCGGGGTCATGTGGCGCGCCGAACAGATGCCGGATGAACTTGGCTTCCATACAATCGGCTGGGTGCCTCTGGTGCTGGTCTGCGGACGCACGCACCCGCTGGCGCAAACAGCGGTCAGTTGGGAAGATCTGCGTTCGTTTCGCCAGATCATGGCGCGAAAGCACAGCGATACGGCTGAAAGCCAGCGCCTGCGGGTCGGCGCGGATGTTTGGTGGGTGGAAAGCCACTGGGTCATCCTGCAAATTCTCACGCGAGGGATCGGCTGGGCGTTCATTCCCGAACATATACTGAAGGACTCGCCGCTGGCGCCGGAACTCGTCATTCCCCGGTTACAGTTCGACGAGGGCGCACATCCGGTCGCCTTGGAACTGATCTGGAACAAGCGGCGGCGACGGGGGCCTGCCGCCCAGTGGCTGCAGCAACGTTTTGCAAAGAGCCGTTTCTGAGCTTCGATAATGAAGTGCCAAGGGCAGGGATCATCCCTGCCCAAGCGCGATAGCGTGCAATGGAGCATGCCTCATTGGGTCTTGAGGGACAGCCAGCGGGTTGCGTGCACGTTCGTCAGATTGTCGCTATAACCTTCGACCCGTTCCGATACGAGCGCTTGCGACAAGGGGTAGAGCAGGGGAATGACCGGCACTTCTTTCAACAGGATGCGCTCGGCCTCGGCAAGCGTTTCCGCCCGCGCCTTGGCGTCGGTCATGGTTTCCGACCGGGTGATGAGGGCATCGTAATCCTTGTTCGACCAGTCGGATATATTGAAGGAATTGCCGGTGGTGAACAGGCTCAGGAAGGAATAGGGATCGTTGTAATCACCAATCCACGCCTGATAGGCAAAATCATACATGCCCTTTTCGTGCAAATAGTTGAAATAGGTCGTGCTTTCGACTTCATCCTGCGACGCCTCTATGCCGATATTCTTGAGCATGTCGGCAATGGCGATCATTGAGTTCTTGTTATTGATCGAGGTGGCATAACGCAGCTTGACCGAAAGGCTGCCCGGCGTGACGCCTGCCTCCGCCAGCAATTGTCTCGCCCTGTCTTCGCGATCAAGAATATCCTGGTCCTTATATTCCAGACGTGGCACATCCGCGACATAGTTTTGGGTGCCGGGAGGCACCATCGAATAGCCGGGCACCATCATTCCGCGCCTGATTTCACTGGCCAGAAAATTGCGATCGATTGCCATCGAGATGGCCTGACGCACCCGTGGATCGCGCAACTTGCCATCCGGTTCGCCTTTGACGCTGACAAAATAGATGCCGAAATAGGGGGCGACGCGCAGATTCTTTCCCAGATTTGCCTTGATATAGTCCATCTGCTCGGCAGCAACCGTGCCACAAATCTGTAACTCGCCGGCTTCAAAGCGGCGCATGCACGAGGCAGGCTCCTCAAACGGAACCCAGTTCACCACATCGATCCTGACGCTTCCGGCATCCCAGAAATACGGGTTCTTTTTCATGACGATCTGGGCGTTCGGCGTGAAGCTCACCAATGTGTAGGCACCGTTCGACACCATGTTTCCGGCCATGGTGAACTTGTCGCCGTATTTCTCGACCGCTTTCCGGTTGAGCGGCAAGGCCGTTTGATGGGCCAGTATGGGAAGGAAATAAGGGGTGGGGGAGGCCAGTGTGATTTTCAGCGTATGATCGTCCAGCGCCTGGACGCCCAGCTGATCGACCGGCAGTTTGCCCGTATTGATTTCCCGCGCATTTTTGATCGGATAGAGGATGCTGGCGTAACCAGCACCGGTTTTCGGGTCCATGATGCGGCGTAACGAATATTCGAAATCTCCAGCCGTGACCGGGTCGCCACTCGACCATTTCGCGTTTTCCCGCAGGCGGAACGTATAGGTCAGTCCATCGGACGAAATATCCCAGGACTGCGCAACGCCGGGTATCAGCTCTCCCTTGCCGTCTTCCGTGACGAGCCCTTCGTAAAGATCACGCAGCAGGGCGCCTTCCTGCGCCGTTGTTGTCCGATGCTGATCCAGCGATGACGGATCGCTGCCGCTGTCGCGGTTAAGCACGATTTCAGCCGATGCGGCACCAGCCAAGGAAAGCCAGCAAGCGCTTGCAAGAACGAAACGTAGATACATGAAACCCTCCCAATGACAAAGCGGCCCCAAGGGCCGCGAGAATAAGTAACTGTATCCGTTCAGTGTCAGGCTTACTATTTTAAGTAATTACCCCCGCTTTATTGCCACTTCCTCTCCAATAACGTGCAACTAATTGTGCGATACAATTAATGTAATACAACTTGCGATTAGAGAAAAATATTCCTTTCATCTATCATTCTCACGGATCGTAAGACGAAGCAAATCTTTGACAATAACTTTTTAAATATTTGTGAGGGGAAATGAGATTTACTTTATTATCGATGAGTTCCATTGCGACTCTGAGCAGCCTTTCCGTGGCATATGGTGCGGACAACATAGTCGCACCCGAGCCGGACGCAGCACAATATGTCAGGGTCTGCGATACCTATGGCGCTGGGTATTTCTACATACCCGGCACCGAAACCTGCCTGCGGGTGCATGGCTATGTCCGCTATCTCATGCAGGGCGGCGATGATGTCTATGGCCGCGGCTTTACCGACAAGGACGGTGCGCCATATCTGCAACGCTCCACCAAGCGCGACACCTGGGATATTTCCACACGCTTCACGCTTCGCGCCAGCACAGCATCCGAGACGGAGTTGGGTACGCTCAAAACCTATGCGGAAACCCGTTTCGAATGGAGCAATGGCGCGGATTCCAGCTCCACCGGGTCGTTGCGCGTTGCATATGTGGATTTGGGCGGGCTGCGTGTCGGTCTTGATTATTCGGTCTTCACATCTTTCGTCGGCTATCTTGGCGACGTCTTCAACGACGATGTTATCCCGGCTGGCGGCGCACGCACAGCCGCGATCAGTTATACCTATACCGGCAAAGATGGCTGGTCGGCTGTCCTGGCGCTCGAACAGGGCAACAATAAGGACACCGATCATGATTACGGCTATGACGGCACCATAAGCGACTACGCCCCGCATGTCGTTGGCGGCGTGAAATACTCCAAGGACTGGGGCGCCATCATCGCAGTCGCCGCCTATGATGCCCGCAACGAAGAATGGGCGGGCAAGCTGCGCGGCAATCTCAACATTACCGACAAGCTGTCCCTTTGGGCCATGGGAGCCTACAAGTCCAACAAGGACAGCTATATGGACGTCAAGGGCGAGGACGGACAGGTCGCGGGGCAGGTTCGCGCGATCAACAGTTTCTACGGCCAATGGGGTGGCGATTGGGCCGTCTGGGGCGGCGGCGCCTACAAGATGTCCAACAAGACCGTATTCAATGCCGAGCTTTCCTATGACGGCGTGAATACGTTCTACACGACCGCAAATGTCGCTTACGAAATGGTTCCGGGCTTCACGGTCACGCCGGAGATTTCTTATGTGCGGTGGCGCGACAAGAAGTCGGTCCTCAACGGGACAGACGCCTGGCAAGGCTTGATCATGCTGCAGCGGACATTCTGATGAGAGAGGAAGCGCCTGAAAAGGCGCTTCTTTCTTTGCGGGAGCAGGCCTGAGGGCCTCAGTGTAAATCAGATAATATGTATTATGGAACTATCCGATGTGAAGCGATGGACCCATCGCGATAGTGGTGGATATCGTCCCGGATGCGCGACGGCGATAAACGGCAGGATGCAGATTATAACAGGATCGCCGCTGAAACTGTGCATGTAAATTTCCAGCGAATCGAGCTGTTTTCAAGTGCATTCCAACTGACATTCAAATGTCGGAAATCGCGGGAAATGCGGCGTTTTCTGGGCACATCCAGATGGCGTTCCGGCTTTGTAAATCCGATGAAAACCCGTGACCCCGTACCAGAAGTTAAGCGCGCGAATTACTCAAAAAATTGTGAATATATTAATTAAGTCAAAGTGTTGATAAGTTCTCTTGCAAGTGGCGATCTTATAAATAAGATGCGGGGCATTTCAAAAATTTCAAAGGAGGGGTTCTCACATGTATCGTAAATTTCTACTGACAGGTGTATGTCTTCTGGCGCTGGCCGGTGCTGCTTCAGCCGAAGCCGTTCTCAATCGCGGCAACGACACCGACCCGGCGACGCTGGACCATCACCGCACCTCGACTGTGTCCGAAGGCAATGTTCTGCGCGACCTTTATGACGGCCTGACCATTCAGGACGCCAAGGGCGAGGCAATTCCCGGTGTGGCGAAATCCTGGGATATTTCCGAAGACGGCACGGTCTACACCTTCCATCTGCGCGACAATGCGAAATGGTCGAACGGCGACCCGGTTACCGCCGGCGATTTCCAGTTCACCTTCCGCCGCCTGATGGACCCGAAGACAGCCGCCGGTTATGCCAGCATGCTGTTCGTCATCAAGAATGCCGAAGACATTGCCGGCGGCAAGAAGCCGACCGACCAGCTCGGCGTCGAAGCCGTCGACGATCATACGCTCAAGGTGACCTTGAACTCCCCTGCTCCGTATTTCCTTGAGCTTCTGACCCACCAGACCGGCTTCCCGCTGCACCAGAAGAGCGTCGAGGCCAATGGCGACAAGTTCACCACGCCCGGCAAGATGGTGACGAACGGCGCCTATATGCTGGAAAGCTTCACCCCGAACGACAAGATCGTGATGAAGAAGAACCCGCATTACTACGAAGCGGATCAGGTGAAGATCGATACGATCAACTGGATACCGTTCGAGGACCGCGCAAGCTGCATGCGCCGTTTCGAGGCGAAGGAAGTGCAGATCTGCTCCGACGTTCCGGCCGAGCAGATGGACTATGTGAAGAAGAACCTTTCCAAGGAATTCCGCCTGGCGCCTTATCTCGGCGTCTACTATCTGCCGGTGAAGGGCAAGACCGCCGACAGCAAGCTGAAGGACCCGCGCGTCCGTCAGGCCATTTCGCTGGCCATTGACCGTGATTTCATCGCCGATCAGGTCTGGCAGGGCACGATGCTGCCGGGCTATTCGATGGTTCCTCCCCATATCGCCAATTATGTTGAGGATGCGCCAAGGCTGAAATATTCCGACGATATGCTGGAGCGTGAAGACAAGGCCAAGGAACTGTTGAAGGAAGCAGGCGTCGAACCGAATACGCTCTCGGTCGAACTGCGTTATAACACCTCGGAAAACAACAAGAACACCATGGCTGCCATCGCCGACCAGCTTGGCAATATCGGCATCAAGGCTTCGCTCAACGAAACCGAAGGCGCGACCTATTTCAACTACATGCGTGACGATGGTCCGTTCGATATTGCCCGTGCTGCCTGGATCGGCGACTACAACGATCCGCAGAACTTCCTCTACATCAGCCAGAGCGACGTGAGCTTCAACTATTCAAAGGTGAAGAACGCCGATTATGATGCGTTGATGGAAAAGGCGGCAAAAACCCTTGATCTCAAGGAACGCGCCAAGACGCTTGCCGAAGCCGAACAGCTGAAGCTCGATGAACTGAGCAATATTCCGATCCTCTATTATTCATCGCGCGCCCTTGTTTCGGACAAGGTCGAGGGTTGGACCGACAACCTGATGGATGTCCACAAGACGCGCTGGCTTTCCTTAAAACAATAAATTTTCAGCTTGGGCTGCGCTTATCGGCGCGGCCCATTTTTCTTCCGGCAGATCCGGAGGGCCCTTTTGCGGGGCAAACATTTTGTAAAAAAGTATATGGGAGTTTTTCATGGTTCGCGGAATTTTGATGACAGGCGTTTGCCTGATGGCGCTGGCAGGTGCCGCATCGGCAGAAACAGTGCTCAACCGGGGCAACGATACCGATCCCGCCACGCTGGACCAGCAACACACGACCACAGTTTCGGAAAACCGTGTCCTGCGCGACCTTTATGAAGGTCTGCTTGTGCAAAATGAGAAGGGCGAGGCCATTCCCGGCGCCGCATCCTCATGGGACATCTCCGAAGACGGCCTCATCTACACGTTCCACATGCGTGAGAACGCCAAGTGGTCGAATGGCGACCCCGTCACCGCTGGCGATTTCGAGTTCACTTTCCACCGCATCATGGACCCGAAAACCGCCGCGGGATATGCCAGCGTCCTATATGCCATCAAGAATGCCGAGGAAGTCGCTACCGGCAAGATGCCGCTGGACCAGTTGGGCGTGAAGGCGCTTGACGACAAAACATTGCAGATCACGCTCAAGAACCCTGCCCCTTATTTTCTGGAACTGCTCACCCACCAGACCGGTTTTCCGCTCAACCGGAAAGCGGTCGAGAAGTTCGGGGACAAGTTCACCCTGCCCGGCAATCTCGTAACCAATGGCGCCTATACGCTTGTCAGCTTCAATCCCAATGATAAGATTTCCATGAAGAAGAACCCCAACTACTGGGATGCTTCCAATGTGAAGATCGATGCAGCGAACTGGATACCGTTTGAAGACCGTGCAAGCTGCATGCGCCGTTTTGAAGCGAAGGAAGTCGATATCTGTTCCGATGTTCCGGCCGAGCAGATGGACTATGTGAAGAAGAACCTGAGCGGCCAGTTCCGCCTCGCCCCCTATCTCGGGATCTATTATATCGACATCAAGGGCGAGCCGTCGAGTAAGCTGCGCGATCCGCGTGTGCGCCGGGCCATTTCCATGGCTATCGATCGTGATTTCCTCGCCGATGAAGTCTGGCGCGGCGTCATGCTCCCAGCCAGTTCCATGGTGCCGCCCGGCATCGTGAATTACGTGAAGGACGCTCCGAAGCTGGATTTCGCCGATGCGGACGTTCTGGACCGTGAGGACAAGGCCAAAACGCTGCTGAAGGAAGCCGGTGTCGAGCCCGGAAGCCTTTCGGTGACCTTGCGCTACAACACTTCGGAAAACCACAAGAATACCATGGCGGCCATCGCCAATATGCTGGGCAATATCGGTATCAAGGCCACGCTCAACGAGGTCGAGGGTACGACCTTCTACAACTACCTTCAGGAAAAGGGGATGTTCGACATTACCCGCGACGGTTGGATCGGCGATTACAATGATCCGAATTCGTTCCTGGAGCTTTATACCACCGGCAATTATTTCAATTACGCCGAATGGTCGAACAAGGATTACGACGCGCTGATGGCGAAATCCGCCACGACGACCAATCTCGCTGACCGGGCAAACATTCTCGCAGACGCAGAGAAAATCCTCCTCAGCGAGGGGTCGGTCGTTCCGCTGATGTATTATTCGTCCACCGCGCTCGTTGCCGACCGTGTTCAGGGTTATGAAAACAACCTTATGAATTCGCACGGCACCCGCTGGCTATCCTTGAAGAACTGAAAACACAACAAAAACAAGGCCCAAGAAGCATTTTCCAGTCAAAGGCGCGAAGCGGTTTTGCATAAGGAAAATGCATAAAACAAAGAGTTTGGGATTTGCCGGACCGCTGCACGGCGGTTCGGCAAAGAAGGGAAAAGAACATGCTGGGCTATACGCTCCGACGATTGGGTAGTGCGATACCCACGATATTCATCATCATCACGCTGACATTCTTTGCGATCCGGCTGGCACCCGGCGGACCTTTCGACCTTGAAAGGCCCATCGACCCCCTGATCCTGGAAAACCTCAAGAAGGCCTATAATATGGATGCGCCGCTGTGGCAGCAGTATCTGATTTATCTGGGCAATCTTTTGCATGGCGATCTTGGACCGAGCTTCACGCGCCGCGACTTCTCCGTGAATGATCTTTTCGCTTCCGGCCTGCCGGTATCGATCGTTCTCGGCACGCTTGGCCTGACGCTTGCGGCAATCATCGGAACGTTTCTCGGCACGCTTGCAGCCCTGAAGCAGAACTCGACCATCGACTATTTCGTCGTGGCGCTCGCCACATTCGGCATCACCACGCCGAACTTCGTCGTGGCCCCTCTTCTCAGCCTTCTGTTCGGTGTCATCCTCGGCTGGGTTCCGGCGGGCGGCTGGTCCTCGGCCAATATAACCTACTGGATATTGCCGGTCCTTACCCTGGCACTGCCGCAGGTGGGCGTCATTGCGCGTCTCGTGCGTGGCGCAACGATCGAGGCGCTGCGCGCCAACCACGTTCGGACGGCGCGCGCCTATGGCCTGCCTTCCCGCGTGGTTGTCGGCGTGCACGCCTTGCGCGCCGCCATGCTTCCCGCCGTTTCCTATCTCGGCCCCACCGCCGCCGGCCTTCTCACCGGTTCGGTCGTGGTCGAGACGATCTTCGGCATCCCCGGCATCGGTCGTTACTTCGTGCAGGGCGCGCTCAGCCGCGATTACACCCTCGTCATGGGAACCGTTGTCGTCATTTCGATCTTCATCGTGGTTTTCAACCTGATCGTCGATCTTCTCTATGCATGGCTTGATCCGAGGGTTCGCTATGACTGATCTTTCCGTTCCGACCGAAACAGCCCGGCTGGAAGTTCCAAGCCGCTCCCTCTGGCAGGATGCATGGCTGCGCCTGCGCAAGAACAGGGCCGCCGCGGCGAGCGCCATCGCCCTTCTCGTGATGGCTTTTCTGGGCGTGTTCGGCCCCATGCTGAGCCCGCATCCCTATGACAAGATCTATCCGCAGTTCGTGCGCGTGGCTCCGAGCCTCGAAGCCTATCCGCGCGCGGATACGATCATGCCGGGCCTTGAACGCGAACTGGCCCGTGCACGGCTGAAAGCCGCTGGCGAACCGGAATTGACCGGCAACAATGTCGTTGTCAATTTCACCTCACAGCGCCCGACAGATGACCGCGTGCTGCGTTATTTCCAGCGTTCCGACCTGTTCAGCAATCCCAAGATCGATATCGCGTCCGATGGGTTGTCGGGCAAGCTCACCCTCGACGTGACGCGCAACTATTTCCTGCTCGGCACCGATAATCTGGGCCGCGATCTGATGACCCGCATCTTCGTCGGCGTTCGCATGTCGCTCGCCATCGGCCTGCTGGCTTCCGCCATGTCGCTGATCCTCGGCGTGTCCTTTGGTGCCATCTCCGGCTATCTGGGCGGGCGCATCGACAATGTGATGATGCGGTTTGTCGATATCATCTATTCGCTGCCCTTCATCTTCTTCGTCATATTGATGCTCGTCTTCTTCGGGCGATCCATTTTCATCATCTTCATCGCCATCGGCGCGACGGAATGGCTGGATATGGCGCGCATCGTGCGCGGGCAGACATTGAGCCTCAAACGGCAGGAATTCGTGCAGGCGGCGGAAGCGCTCGGCGCGACACGCAGCGGCGTCATTACCCGCCACATCATCCCGAATGCGCTGGGCCCCGTCATCGTTTTCGTGACGCTGCTGGTGCCCAAGGCTATCCTGCTCGAAAGTCTCCTTTCCTTCCTCGGTCTCGGCGTTCAGGACCCCCTCACCTCTCTGGGGTTGCTGATTTCCGAAGGTGCCCAGAACATGCGCGGCGCCAGCTGGCTATTGATCTGGCCTGCCATCACGCTGACCACAATCCTGTTTGCGCTGAACTTCCTTGGCGACGGCCTGCGCGACAGCCTTGACCCGAAGGATCGCTGAGATGACAAGTGAAAACATTCTGAGCGTGCGCGACCTGAAGGTCACTTTCGAC is from Brucella intermedia LMG 3301 and encodes:
- a CDS encoding porin codes for the protein MRFTLLSMSSIATLSSLSVAYGADNIVAPEPDAAQYVRVCDTYGAGYFYIPGTETCLRVHGYVRYLMQGGDDVYGRGFTDKDGAPYLQRSTKRDTWDISTRFTLRASTASETELGTLKTYAETRFEWSNGADSSSTGSLRVAYVDLGGLRVGLDYSVFTSFVGYLGDVFNDDVIPAGGARTAAISYTYTGKDGWSAVLALEQGNNKDTDHDYGYDGTISDYAPHVVGGVKYSKDWGAIIAVAAYDARNEEWAGKLRGNLNITDKLSLWAMGAYKSNKDSYMDVKGEDGQVAGQVRAINSFYGQWGGDWAVWGGGAYKMSNKTVFNAELSYDGVNTFYTTANVAYEMVPGFTVTPEISYVRWRDKKSVLNGTDAWQGLIMLQRTF
- a CDS encoding LysR family transcriptional regulator, which translates into the protein MSIELEQLEAFVASADHGSFSAAARHLRKAQSAISTLVSSLEDDLDVKLFSRASRNPMLTEAGARLLPEARLLLARREHLVSVARNFGDHVETRLVVAIDELYPEPAIATLFAAFAQEFPHVELELKFPPSTAISGLVLDGKADLGVMWRAEQMPDELGFHTIGWVPLVLVCGRTHPLAQTAVSWEDLRSFRQIMARKHSDTAESQRLRVGADVWWVESHWVILQILTRGIGWAFIPEHILKDSPLAPELVIPRLQFDEGAHPVALELIWNKRRRRGPAAQWLQQRFAKSRF
- a CDS encoding NAD(P)/FAD-dependent oxidoreductase, with translation MRHDAIIIGGSFAGLSAATYLARGRRTVRVIDAGKPRNRFAEHSHGFLAQDGSNPLSMLETAKAQVEAYPTVIFTRGKAVSGSGEIDNFRIELDGGEIVEGRRLILAFGISDELPDIPGLAERWGNTVIHCPYCHGYEFSDRQLGVLNLSPMSVHQAMLISEWGPTTFFIDKGMEPDAETFAELQRRGVKIERSPVRALCGQGKELSQVELDDGRLVPVDALYIGPRNRLNSEIAGIFGCAMDELPLGRTIRTDGLKTTTVPGIFAAGDITRGAHSVAWSVADGVTAGTAAHRSLVF
- a CDS encoding PACE efflux transporter — encoded protein: MRSFMDRVRHAMMFEIIGLAIFIPGSAFILDKPAAEMGVIGIVSATTATVWNFLFNLGFDKAMLRFTGSVSKSMIVRVLHAILFEGGLVVLLIPFIAWYLGISLVAALVMDIAIVVFYLVYAFVFNIAYDKLFPLPVGQAAHAV
- a CDS encoding peptide ABC transporter substrate-binding protein, which translates into the protein MYRKFLLTGVCLLALAGAASAEAVLNRGNDTDPATLDHHRTSTVSEGNVLRDLYDGLTIQDAKGEAIPGVAKSWDISEDGTVYTFHLRDNAKWSNGDPVTAGDFQFTFRRLMDPKTAAGYASMLFVIKNAEDIAGGKKPTDQLGVEAVDDHTLKVTLNSPAPYFLELLTHQTGFPLHQKSVEANGDKFTTPGKMVTNGAYMLESFTPNDKIVMKKNPHYYEADQVKIDTINWIPFEDRASCMRRFEAKEVQICSDVPAEQMDYVKKNLSKEFRLAPYLGVYYLPVKGKTADSKLKDPRVRQAISLAIDRDFIADQVWQGTMLPGYSMVPPHIANYVEDAPRLKYSDDMLEREDKAKELLKEAGVEPNTLSVELRYNTSENNKNTMAAIADQLGNIGIKASLNETEGATYFNYMRDDGPFDIARAAWIGDYNDPQNFLYISQSDVSFNYSKVKNADYDALMEKAAKTLDLKERAKTLAEAEQLKLDELSNIPILYYSSRALVSDKVEGWTDNLMDVHKTRWLSLKQ
- a CDS encoding DMT family transporter; the protein is MNTGSVSSRPLAGIALACGGYACFALQDAMVKWLVATYQVPQILFMRSLVIVLITGVLIRYHRHPSIFKSPYRNTIVLRAGLMLGAWLLFYNAARHLELAELTTLYFSAPIMVMFLSILVLKEKIGPGRWIACAIGFIGVTVAANPTHSPNLIPAAMCIVAGFCWAWSTILIRLVSRSETTMTQMYATSLLFGLACALSFPWTWQEPDLSGWVLMICLGLVSTLGQFLLYEGFRHAPASALAPVEYSGLIWAFIYGYLIWAEVPATNVFAGAFLIVLASLLLIAWEQRQANLRKRRAPC
- a CDS encoding peptide ABC transporter substrate-binding protein yields the protein MYLRFVLASACWLSLAGAASAEIVLNRDSGSDPSSLDQHRTTTAQEGALLRDLYEGLVTEDGKGELIPGVAQSWDISSDGLTYTFRLRENAKWSSGDPVTAGDFEYSLRRIMDPKTGAGYASILYPIKNAREINTGKLPVDQLGVQALDDHTLKITLASPTPYFLPILAHQTALPLNRKAVEKYGDKFTMAGNMVSNGAYTLVSFTPNAQIVMKKNPYFWDAGSVRIDVVNWVPFEEPASCMRRFEAGELQICGTVAAEQMDYIKANLGKNLRVAPYFGIYFVSVKGEPDGKLRDPRVRQAISMAIDRNFLASEIRRGMMVPGYSMVPPGTQNYVADVPRLEYKDQDILDREDRARQLLAEAGVTPGSLSVKLRYATSINNKNSMIAIADMLKNIGIEASQDEVESTTYFNYLHEKGMYDFAYQAWIGDYNDPYSFLSLFTTGNSFNISDWSNKDYDALITRSETMTDAKARAETLAEAERILLKEVPVIPLLYPLSQALVSERVEGYSDNLTNVHATRWLSLKTQ
- a CDS encoding peptide ABC transporter substrate-binding protein encodes the protein MVRGILMTGVCLMALAGAASAETVLNRGNDTDPATLDQQHTTTVSENRVLRDLYEGLLVQNEKGEAIPGAASSWDISEDGLIYTFHMRENAKWSNGDPVTAGDFEFTFHRIMDPKTAAGYASVLYAIKNAEEVATGKMPLDQLGVKALDDKTLQITLKNPAPYFLELLTHQTGFPLNRKAVEKFGDKFTLPGNLVTNGAYTLVSFNPNDKISMKKNPNYWDASNVKIDAANWIPFEDRASCMRRFEAKEVDICSDVPAEQMDYVKKNLSGQFRLAPYLGIYYIDIKGEPSSKLRDPRVRRAISMAIDRDFLADEVWRGVMLPASSMVPPGIVNYVKDAPKLDFADADVLDREDKAKTLLKEAGVEPGSLSVTLRYNTSENHKNTMAAIANMLGNIGIKATLNEVEGTTFYNYLQEKGMFDITRDGWIGDYNDPNSFLELYTTGNYFNYAEWSNKDYDALMAKSATTTNLADRANILADAEKILLSEGSVVPLMYYSSTALVADRVQGYENNLMNSHGTRWLSLKN